In one window of Denticeps clupeoides chromosome 2, fDenClu1.1, whole genome shotgun sequence DNA:
- the nfx1 gene encoding transcriptional repressor NF-X1, which produces MAEAAAADTLELNPDTAEFVPQEKRNQYPRARRGKPRSDQDQNWRGHHNGSHPKHPLNSDKSTHHSHEDSTRDDMRRGRGRGGRGRGGGGGGGGRGRGESGEQSGNGRQPRSGQFPRWQKPGNSSLLGLNEDSSQIPNLVHPTNHHLELEGLYRQSHREEDVQASEEHRDARPKKSRKFNQEPRRAHEEKNVRVPFLKEKEENQENCHSGARDCPPSKPQDVSCRSEHDARFQNRRTWRMGEKETHGESKKRAADHRYSRGSWRDHHQAEVQMRGDHEQRPSSAIASPLNTPEELSRRSGPGRGPSRRTPLQDRGQKRTGGPDQTPGQRQFMAVPKSKETQTGCLIEQLTAEKYECMVCCEAVRVMAPVWSCQSCFHVFHLNCIKKWARSPASQAHDGSEGWRCPACQNVAFRAPNSYMCFCGKVTNPEWQRSEIPHSCGDLCGKKRTAADCSHPCNILCHPGPCPQCPAFVTKSCICGRTSQQVRCSQSVAIRCEQVCNALLNCGEHTCAQVCHSGQCKLCQLSVHQVCYCGAGSRTVSCGTDKDSFDGSGYFSCQKPCGKVLDCQIHTCQQVCHAGSCQSCLRSPKLVRSCPCGQTPLSKLMELGYPERRSCADPIPSCSKTCGKPLPCGSNDIIHMCEKLCHEGICGPCFLTSTVKCRCGSKTKEVPCASVQYENEFTCEKRCNKKRFCGRHKCGELCCVDVEHKCSLICGYKLNCGLHRCQELCHRGNCQPCWQTSFDELTCYCGETVLYPPIPCGTKPPECKNPCTRQHECDHPVFHNCHSEEKCPPCTYLTKKWCMGMHEQRSNIPCHLQDISCGLACNKLLPCGFHRCCRICHRGDCLGDCEPCRQPCVTPRPDCGHPCAASCHHGMPCPRSTCTTKVELQCECGRKKEMVPCTEAFSSYQRYAAIAMASKLSDLQLGDSVDIGQLIPKKERKQPRLECDQECATLERNRRLAEALQIDQSNDPFSLRSTSKYSDTLKEDARKEFKFVSEVEEEINNLIEHANKGKQPKRSYCFPPMNREHRRIVHELAEVYGVESVSYDSEPKRNVVITAIRGKSACPNSTLTALIERETTARAPPPIAHIKQHSSKSESGSGWLKPTKEESAIDYFDVQD; this is translated from the exons ATGGCCGAAGCTGCCGCCGCTG ACACACTGGAACTGAATCCAGACACTGCAGAATTTGTCCCACAAGAAAAACGCAACCAGTATCCCCGTGCCAGGAGAGGAAAGCCCAGGTCTGATCAGGACCAGAACTGGAGAGGTCACCACAATGGCTCCCACCCAAAGCATCCCCTTAATAGTGACAAGAGTACACACCATAGTCATGAAGACTCCACAAGAGATGACATGAGGAGAGGTAGAGGAAGGGGTGGAAGGGgcagaggtggtggtggtggaggaggagggagaggacgAGGTGAAAGTGGAGAGCAGAGTGGCAATGGAAGACAGCCTAGAAGTGGGCAGTTTCCCAGATGGCAGAAGCCAGGTAATAGCAGTCTTCTCGGTTTGAATGAGGATAGTAGTCAAATCCCAAATCTAGTGCACCCAACCAATCACCACCTTGAATTAGAAGGGTTATACAGGCAAAGTCACAGAGAAGAAGATGTGCAGGCCAGTGAAGAACACCGTGACGCGCGTCCCAAAAAGTCAAGAAAATTCAACCAGGAGCCAAGGAGagcacatgaagaaaaaaatgtcagagTGCCATTTCTtaaggagaaggaggaaaacCAAGAAAACTGCCATTCTGGAGCAAGGGACTGCCCTCCCAGTAAGCCTCAAGATGTCAGTTGTCGTTCCGAGCACGATGCAAGGTTCCAGAACCGAAGGACTTGGAGGATGGGAGAGAAAGAGACCCATGGTGAATCTAAAAAGAGAGCTGCTGACCATCGCTACTCCAGAGGAAGTTGGAGGGACCACCATCAGGCAGAGGTGCAGATGAGAGGGGATCATGAACAAAGGCCATCGTCAGCAATAGCGAGTCCATTAAATACTCCAGAGGAGCTCAGCAGGAGGAGTGGTCCAGGGAGAGGCCCGAGCAGACGCACCCCATTACAAGATCGTGGACAGAAACGGACTGGTGGTCCTGATCAGACACCTGGCCAGAGACAATTTATGGCCGTCCCAAAAAGTAAAGAGACCCAGACAG gttgTTTAATAGAGCAGTTGACTGCGGAGAAATACGAGTGTATGGTGTGCTGTGAGGCCGTTCGAGTCATGGCACCCGTTTGGAGCTGTCAGAGTTGCTTCCATGTCTTCCACCTCAACTGCATTAAGAAATGGGCTCGCTCTCCTGCTTCTCAGGCACACG ACGGGAGTGAAGGGTGGAGATGCCCTGCCTGCCAGAATGTTGCCTTTCGAGCACCCAACTCTTATATGTGCTTCTGTG GGAAAGTGACCAACCCAGAATGGCAGAGAAGTGAGATCCCCCACAGCTGTGGAGACCTCTGCGGAAAGAAGAGGACTGCAGCAGACTGCAGTCACCCATGCAACAT TCTGTGCCACCCTGGGCCATGTCCACAGTGTCCTGCTTTTGTAACGAAATCCTGCATTTGTGGAAGAACCAG CCAGCAAGTCCGCTGCAGCCAGTCTGTTGCCATTCGCTGTGAGCAGGTGTGCAATGCCTTACTCAACTGTGGGGAACACACCTGTGCCCAGGTGTGTCACAGTGGGCAGTGCAAGCTTTGCCAGCTCAGTGTCCACCAAG TTTGCTACTGTGGTGCAGGATCCAGGACTGTGTCATGTGGGACGGATAAGGACAGCTTTGATGGCTCAGGCTATTTCTCTTGTCAAAAGCCATGTGGAAA GGTTCTGGACTGCCAGATCCACACATGCCAGCAGGTTTGCCATGCTGGATCATGCCAGTCATGCCTCCGTTCACCTAAGCTTGTTCGCTCCTGCCCTTGTGGTCAGACGCCTCTGAGTAAACTGATGGAGTTGGGCTACCCTGAAAGACGCTCCTGTGCGGACCCCATACCATCCTGCAGCAAAACCTGTGGAAAGCCACTGCCTTGTGGCTCCAATG ACATCATCCACATGTGTGAGAAGCTGTGTCATGAGGGCATCTGTGGCCCGTGTTTCCTCACGTCCACAGTCAAGTGCAGGTGTGGCTCCAAAACTAAA GAGGTTCCATGTGCAAGTGTCCAGTATGAAA ATGAATTTACTTGCGAGAAGCGATGCAACAAGAAGCGATTTTGTGGCCGTCACAAATGTGGagagctgtgctgtgtg GACGTGGAGCACAAGTGTTCTCTTATCTGTGGCTACAAACTGAACTGTGGCCTCCATCGCTGCCAGGAGCTCTGCCACCGTGGTAACTGCCAACCCTGCTGGCAGACGA GCTTTGATGAACTGACATGTTACTGTGGTGAAACAGTACTATATCCACCCATCCCATGTGGCACCAAACCACCAGAGTGCAAGAACCCTTGTACCCGTCAGCACGAGTGTGATCACCCGG TGTTTCACAACTGCCACAGCGAAGAGAAATGCCCACCATGTACCTACCTCACAAAGAAATGGTGCATGGGAATGCATGAG CAACGGAGCAACATCCCATGCCACCTACAGGACATCTCCTGTGGTCTAGCCTGTAATAAGCTCCTTCCGTGTGGCTTTCATCGCTGTTGCCGAATCTGTCACCGTGGGGATTGCCTGGGTGATTGTGAGCCCTGCCGGCAGCCCTGTGTCACGCCCCGCCCTGACTGTGGACACCCATGCGCTGCCTCATGCCACCATGGGATGCCATGCCCACGCAGTACATGCACTACTAAG GTGGAGCTGCAGTGTGAGTGTGGCCGTAAGAAGGAGATGGTGCCATGCACAGAGGCCTTCAGTTCATACCAGAG ATATGCAGCCATCGCCATGGCGAGTAAACTTTCAGACTTGCAGCTTGGAGATTCTGTGGATATTGGACAGCTCATTCCCAAAAAGGAACGCAAGCAACCCAG GTTGGAGTGTGATCAGGAGTGTGCGACACTGGAGAGGAACAG GCGATTGGCTGAAGCCCTGCAAATTGACCAATCCAATGATCCTTTCAGTCTCAGATCTACATCCAAGTACAGTGACACTCTTAAAGAGGATGCCAG AAAGGAGTTTAAATTTGTCAGTGAAGTCGAAGAAGAAATTAATAACCTGATTGAACATGCAAACAAG GGTAAGCAGCCAAAGCGGAGTTACTGTTTCCCCCCCATGAACAGGGAACACCGGCGAATAGTTCATGAGCTGGCTGAGGTATACGGGGTGGAGAGCGTCAGCTATGACAGTGAGCCCAAGCGCAATGTGGTCATCACTGCAATCAG GGGGAAATCTGCCTGTCCAAACTCCACCCTGACTGCCCTGATAGAAAGAGAGACCACAGCAAGGGCCCCACCTCCAATCGCCCACATCAAACAGCACAGCAGCAA GAGTGAAAGTGGAAGTGGCTGGCTGAAACCAACTAAAGAAGAAAGCGCCATTGATTACTTTGACGTTCAGGACTGA